CCTAATGGCAAATGGTACTGTAGCACCCAGTGTCGCGAAcaagcaaagaagagaaaatgattTTAGTTATAAAAGTATATAATTAATCATCTTACAAgtccttcttcaaagtaccCATGAAAGCATGCTTTTCAGCAGGAGTTTGGAATCTACCCTTACCGAACTTGGAAGCAGTGTCAATCCATTTCAagttaacttcttccaaagcctttcttgaagtgtTGGTGTACAAGGACTTTCTCAAAGTAACAACTCTCTTTCTGGTACCTGGAATAGAACCCTTAACCATGACGAAGTCGTTGTTAACGTTACCGTAAGCAACGAAACCACCCATTGGAGTAATAGTCTTCTTGGTTCTGTCAAAGTTGGTGGAAGCGTTagattcatcttcacccTTACCGACTCTGTAAACCTTGTGGTTAATAGAAGTTCTGTGATGGTAACCTCTTTGACCAGCTCTAGCAACGGACCACATAACGTGGGCTGGATGCCAAGCACCAATACAAGCAACCTTTCTCAAACCTCTGTGAGTCTTTCTTGGTAGTCTCTTGGTACCCCATCTGTGGGTAACACCTTCGAAACCGTGACCCTTGGTGACAGCGACAACGTCGATCATTTcgttttgttcaaagacAGAGTCAACAGCGACAGTCTTTTCGAAATGTTCACGAGCCCAGTCAACCTTCTCGGAGATAGAACCACcgttcaattgaatttcaGCCAAATGAGCCTTCTTTTGAGACAATGGAGTCTTTCTAACTTGAGTGTGAGCCAAGACTCTGACGACAGTAGCGTACTTCTTGATTCTGGCCAACTCTCTTTCGACAAGAGCACCATCTTGAGCGTATTTACCAGAGTACTTGGTgaaagccttcttcttagaCTTGTACcagttcttgtaaaatcttctcttgatctcatcagaCAAATGTTCAGCCCAAACAGTGGTCAAAGATCTCAAACCTCTTGGAGTTTCGACGTAACCAACAAcaccaacaacaacgatTGGTGGGGTGTCAACAACGGAGACAGCTTCGACGATTTCACGCTTGTGGAACTTGGAACCTGGTCTGTCCAAGTCTCTCACAATAGTGGTCATACCAGCTTTGTAACCCAAGAAGGAAGTCAAAGCAACTGGCTTAGACTTGTCGTCCTTTGGGAAGGACTTAACTCTACCTCTGATGGAGGCAGctctctttcttggcaaGAAACCCAAATGACCGTGACGTGGTGCTTCGTATTTTCTGTGAGACATTCTAGATGATGTTTGTGGGGAGATCAGAGGGAAGAAAGATTACTATTGAATGTAAagaccttttgaagatctaTAGTCTTTATACTCTAGCGTCATCgagaatgaaaaattattgaaaattttttcgtgtgactgtttttgtcgacttttgaaaatttaaaaaaaaaaaattttgaatcaaGTAGTTCTGGGTTTATCAGAGATATATGATAACAAACTAGTAAGATTCACGACTACTTCTCATGGCACAATAATATTCCAAATTCGACTAAATGAGACAATAATTAAGTAGGGGCATAATTATAATTATGAATTGCGGTGGTTGAGTACTAACTCTCCGTTCTTCTATTTACGATCAGAGAATATTAGGctaatcttcttgaactcttttAATTTCTCCTATTCCCCGTCTGCATGACCATCTTCGTTCTGAGTGTAATATGATCGACGAGGAAGATACAAAGTGTAAATCCCTGGCCTAGTTTTGGTGCGTGGGGGAAGCAGGCCGGAAAAACTTGGGACTCTATTTTTCCGAGTGGGCCTTCCTGGAAAAACTTCTGTTGCGGGGGGGGGAGAAACTAGATTTTCCGTGCGGGGCTTCTTAGAGGGCCTCTCGGAAAAATTTTGGCCCCATTTCTTGGCCTTTGGTGGGCAGATTTTTCCGACTGACGCAGGCGGAAAAACCCCACTCACTGAGCGGGGAATCCCAGAATGGGAGCAAGAAAAATGGCTCTGCGGGGATTTGGCTCTCGGAAAAACATCATGATACTTTTTTCCGGGACAAATTTGTGGAGTGGGTCGGAAAAAGTTTGTTCAATAGTTTTTCCGAACCAGCAGGGATATACCGATCTCTCCTCTCATATATAAAGAATACAACCAAATTGAAATAGCTGGGGTATACattgttgatcaaagtATCAGACACTCTATTCAATATGGCTAGCTTGGACGATACTATTATTTCACGTCAAAATTTGATGTTGCTGGACAACGTCACTAATTATAAGAAACCTGCATTGGATTATTTCCATCATGAATTTTCTTCTGAACGATTGGAAATGCCTATGACTTGGACTTTGTTGCTTAAGATGCGTAAGCACAAATTATTGAGACTCCCAAGTTGTGCTTCTGAGGATGACGCCGACTATAACAGCTATCTGATGAGATTACATCACTGTTTATGGAGACGTTGGTCAATGGAACATTATAAACTACAAAATCTAAAGGTTGATCCACTTTCTATAAATTGGAATAAAGAAACCGATATCACTGTGCTCTATGGGCCGGACCTAACGGGTGCCTGTGCTAATCAGGAGCTCGAAGATACTgcattgatgaatattAAAGGCGATTCCGCTCAATTACatgagcaagaagaagaggaagaagttattGTGAACCCAGAGGTTCGTTCTTACACCTATTCGTCATCGGTGGCTTCAAACGTCTCATCAATcttcgatgaaaacaaCACATGTATGAAAACACACAGCAATACGAGTAATAGATCGTTGAAATTTGACGATACTGTACTCAGAAGGGAGATTGACTCACACGGAAGTTGTCACGAGTCGCGCATAGTCATTAATGATCTTTCCAAAGTTCCCCGTCATCTACGTCGCCTAAGGAAGAAGCGTcgtcatcaaaagaagaccGATTCGGATACTTTTATCGGTTATCAGTTACCattggatgatgatgagttgGAACTCGAAGGGgaattttgcaattttggGATTTAAAAAGCACTTTATACAGGCGATAAAAAATATGTATTATTATTCTAATGAAAAAACGGCATGAATGAGAAAGTAAATATCTATTAAAATTAATCATCTATAGGGTAGAGAAACATTCACTTACTCACATTCCATCTTAAAAAATTTGTGATTCATAGCTTCCTTTGCGGTTAGTCTCTCTTGGTGATCGTATCTTAGTAAATTATCGATCAGATCCACTATTTCAGGAACTGCTAAGTTGGTTTCACTCGTTATGAAATGACTCCATGGTTTCCTTGTAAAATCCCTCATAATATTATCGTATTCAGATGGTAACTTGAGACTGTATTTGTTCAAGTAGCTCAGTAATTCTTTTGTGCCGAGAACAGCCGCAATCTTGACCAGTTGGTCAGCATTAGTAGAACCCTTGAAGAAAGGTTCCTTTTTGAATATAATTGCTGCGAGCATACAACCGACGGACCACAGGTCTAATGAG
This DNA window, taken from Torulaspora delbrueckii CBS 1146 chromosome 2, complete genome, encodes the following:
- the RPL3 gene encoding 60S ribosomal protein uL3 (similar to Saccharomyces cerevisiae RPL3 (YOR063W); ancestral locus Anc_5.664), which codes for MSHRKYEAPRHGHLGFLPRKRAASIRGRVKSFPKDDKSKPVALTSFLGYKAGMTTIVRDLDRPGSKFHKREIVEAVSVVDTPPIVVVGVVGYVETPRGLRSLTTVWAEHLSDEIKRRFYKNWYKSKKKAFTKYSGKYAQDGALVERELARIKKYATVVRVLAHTQVRKTPLSQKKAHLAEIQLNGGSISEKVDWAREHFEKTVAVDSVFEQNEMIDVVAVTKGHGFEGVTHRWGTKRLPRKTHRGLRKVACIGAWHPAHVMWSVARAGQRGYHHRTSINHKVYRVGKGEDESNASTNFDRTKKTITPMGGFVAYGNVNNDFVMVKGSIPGTRKRVVTLRKSLYTNTSRKALEEVNLKWIDTASKFGKGRFQTPAEKHAFMGTLKKDL
- the TDEL0B02600 gene encoding uncharacterized protein (similar to Saccharomyces cerevisiae YKR075C and YOR062C; ancestral locus Anc_5.663), with product MASLDDTIISRQNLMLLDNVTNYKKPALDYFHHEFSSERLEMPMTWTLLLKMRKHKLLRLPSCASEDDADYNSYLMRLHHCLWRRWSMEHYKLQNLKVDPLSINWNKETDITVLYGPDLTGACANQELEDTALMNIKGDSAQLHEQEEEEEVIVNPEVRSYTYSSSVASNVSSIFDENNTCMKTHSNTSNRSLKFDDTVLRREIDSHGSCHESRIVINDLSKVPRHLRRLRKKRRHQKKTDSDTFIGYQLPLDDDELELEGEFCNFGI